DNA sequence from the Rubrivirga sp. SAORIC476 genome:
GGTCCGCGGCGGGCCTCGTTTCCGGTACAGAGGGGAGCCCCTCCCGCCCGATGACCCCCGACCGCTGGCTTCGTCTCGCCGACCTCGTCCCCGACGCGCTCGCGGTCGAGCCCGCCGACCGGGACGCGTTCCTGGACCGCGCCTGCGTGGATGCCGACGGGGCTCTCGACCCCACGCTTCGGTACGAGGCGGGCCGCCTCACCGCTGCCGCCGAGGCGGCCGACCGCGCCGGCTCGCTCACCTCACCCGTCGCTTCCCCCCCTGCGACCGACGTCCTGCCTGACCGGATCGGGCCCTGGCGCGTGACCGGGCTGCTGGGCGAGGGCGGCGCGGGCGTCGTCTACCTCGCCGAGCGGGCCGACGACCGCGTCCAGCGCACGGTGGCCCTGAAGGTGCTGCGCCGCGCCGGGCGAGGTGTCGCCCGCCAGTTCGACCGAGAGCGCCGCGCCCTGGCTCGCCTCGAACACCCCCACATCGCGCGCCTCTACGACGCCGGCGTGGTCGGCGACGGGCCGCTCGCCGGGACGCCCTTTCTAGAGATGGAATGGGTGAACGGGCTTCCCCTCCCCGCCGCCGCCGACCGCCTCGGGCTTGGCGTGGAGGCGCGCGTTCGACTCCTCCTCCAGGTCTGCGCCGCCGTCAGCTATGCCCACGGGCGGCTGGTGCTGCACCGCGACCTGAAGCCGTCGAATGTGGTCGTGACCGAGGACACGGAGGGGCCGCGGGCGGTCGTCCTCGACTTCGGCGTCGCCCGGCTGCTGGGAGACGCTGCCGACCCCGCGCTCACGCGCACCGGCGAGAGCCTGTACACGCCCGCCTATGCCGCCCCCGAGCAGGTCGCCGGGGACGATGTGACCACCGCCACCGACGTGTACGGCGTCGGCGCGCTGCTCTACGAGGTGCTCACCGGCGTTCGTCCCCGTACGAGCGCCGAGACCGGCCGCCTCCCCTCCGTCCCGAGCCGCGTCGCGGGCAACCACGCACGACGGATCGAGGGCGACCTCGACACGATCTGCCTCAAGGCCCTCGCCCCAGCCCCCGAGCGCCGCTACCTGTCCGTAGACGCGCTCGCGGCGGACCTGACCCGCCACCTGGAGGGACTCCCGGTCGAGGCGCGCCCGACCACACTCGGCTACCGCGTCGGCCGGTTCGCCCGCCGCCACCGCACCGGCGTCGTGGCGACGGCGCTGGTGGCGCTGGCGGTCGTCGGCGGGCTGGGAGCGTCGCTATGGCAACGCGCCGAGGCGCACCGGGAGCGCGACCGGGCCCAGGTCGCGGCCGTCGAGGCGCAGGCCCAGGCCGACCGCGCCGAGGCCGTCGCGGGCTTCCTCGAACAGATCCTGCGCGCGCCCAACCAGCGGTGGTACAACGACGGCGTCGCCACCGGCCCCGAGACGCCCATCCGTGCCGTGCTCGACGAGGCCGCCACCCGCGTCGACCGCGACTTCGCCGACCAGCCGGACCTGCTGGCCGACCTCCACCACGTCCTCGGCGACACCTACGGCGCGCTCGGCCTGGTCGACGAAGCGGTCCGGCACCACGACCGCACCCTCGCCCTGCGCGAGTCGATCTACGTCGCGCCCCATCCCAAGATCGCGGAGGCGCTGTACTACTCGGCCGCGAGCGACCGGGACGACATGAACCGATCCACCCAGACGATGCAGCGGGCGCTCGACATGCTGCGCCAGCGCAACGAGGGCAACAACTTCCCCTTCATCGCTCGCGACCTCGCGGGTCGCTACCTGATGCTGGGACTCCCCCATCGGGCAGAGGCTGTCGCGGCCGAGGGCGCTCGTGTGGCCGAGGCTCGCTTCGTGCCTGGCGACGACGGGTTCCGCTACCGGGAGACCATCCTGTTCTTGCTCGCGACTACACAGGCCGCTGCCCTCCTCGATCTCGACCGCCTCCCCGAGGCCGCCCCCCTCTTGCACCGGGCCGACTCGCTCTGGGCACGACTGCCCTCGTCCTCCGGCCAGTACGTCAACTGGCAGTTCTACGTCTGCCAGGTTGGGCGGCTCCGGCGCCGCCAGAATCGCCAAGACGAGGCCGAGGCTGCCCTTCTCGCCTGCATCGGTGACCCGTCTTCCCGAGCCACCCGTACGCCCATGCCCGCGCCCCCTGTGCGCATGCCCTACGATGCCTGGACGGACCAAGGAGAAGCCCTCGAGCTGGTCGCGCTCTACGACGGTCTCGGCCGCCCCGCCGAGGCGGATCGCTTCCGCGCGCGCGCGCGCCAGTCACAGGCTCTCTTCGACTCGTTTCGAACCGCCGGACGCGCCCTCGACCGGGCGCGCTAGCCCTCGTGCTCGACCTGGAGGAAGTCCAGCTCCAGCGGCGTCTTGCGGCCGAAGATGGACACCATCACGCGGACCTTCATCTTGTCGGCATAGACCTCCTCGACGAAGCCCGTGAACGTGTTGAACGGGCCGTCGACCACCTTGACGGCGTCGCCCTGCTTGAAGGGGACCTCCATGGTCTCACCCTTGTCCTCGTCCATCATGCCCAGGATCCGGTTCACCTCGTCCGGCCGGAGCGGGACGGGCTCCCCGTTGGCACCCAGGAAGCCGATCGTGGACGGAGCCCCGTTGATGACCTCGCGGAGGTACGGGTCGACGATGGCCTCCAGCAGGATGTAGCCCGGGAAGGACGTCTTCTCACGGGTCTTCTTCTTTCCCGCGCGCATCTCGAAGACCGTCTCCGTCGGGATCACGACCTGGGTCAGCTTGTCGTCGTAGCCGAGCCGCTCGAC
Encoded proteins:
- a CDS encoding serine/threonine-protein kinase translates to MTPDRWLRLADLVPDALAVEPADRDAFLDRACVDADGALDPTLRYEAGRLTAAAEAADRAGSLTSPVASPPATDVLPDRIGPWRVTGLLGEGGAGVVYLAERADDRVQRTVALKVLRRAGRGVARQFDRERRALARLEHPHIARLYDAGVVGDGPLAGTPFLEMEWVNGLPLPAAADRLGLGVEARVRLLLQVCAAVSYAHGRLVLHRDLKPSNVVVTEDTEGPRAVVLDFGVARLLGDAADPALTRTGESLYTPAYAAPEQVAGDDVTTATDVYGVGALLYEVLTGVRPRTSAETGRLPSVPSRVAGNHARRIEGDLDTICLKALAPAPERRYLSVDALAADLTRHLEGLPVEARPTTLGYRVGRFARRHRTGVVATALVALAVVGGLGASLWQRAEAHRERDRAQVAAVEAQAQADRAEAVAGFLEQILRAPNQRWYNDGVATGPETPIRAVLDEAATRVDRDFADQPDLLADLHHVLGDTYGALGLVDEAVRHHDRTLALRESIYVAPHPKIAEALYYSAASDRDDMNRSTQTMQRALDMLRQRNEGNNFPFIARDLAGRYLMLGLPHRAEAVAAEGARVAEARFVPGDDGFRYRETILFLLATTQAAALLDLDRLPEAAPLLHRADSLWARLPSSSGQYVNWQFYVCQVGRLRRRQNRQDEAEAALLACIGDPSSRATRTPMPAPPVRMPYDAWTDQGEALELVALYDGLGRPAEADRFRARARQSQALFDSFRTAGRALDRAR
- the nusG gene encoding transcription termination/antitermination protein NusG, with protein sequence MARPPIRKWFVLRTFSGHEKKVKEYLESEVERLGYDDKLTQVVIPTETVFEMRAGKKKTREKTSFPGYILLEAIVDPYLREVINGAPSTIGFLGANGEPVPLRPDEVNRILGMMDEDKGETMEVPFKQGDAVKVVDGPFNTFTGFVEEVYADKMKVRVMVSIFGRKTPLELDFLQVEHEG